One Sulfurimonas sp. HSL-3221 genomic window, GAAGAGCCAGTCGTTCGCGTTGTCGGTGGATGTCGTCGGAAACAATCCGCCTGTGGTCGTGGTCACGGGGTATTCGGTGTACATCGCGCCGATGCCGGGCCCGACGCCGAGAACGAGGTTCCGGGTGAAATGGATGAAATAGTAGGGGTTCATTTCGATCGCGGTAATGGTCACATCATCTTTATCGTAACGGCTCAGGCTCAGCTGCTGCCGCAGCAGGTTGTCGCCGGGCAGGGTGAATACGGGACAGTCGAAAGAGAATTCGACACCGTAGTTGTAGTCATCTTTGACGGAACCGTTGTCAAAATCCATCGTCCCGCCGACGGCGGCGAGCTCGATGTTGGCTTTCCAGTCCGGATCTGTAAAGATGGGCAGCAAGACGAATTTGTCCGCGGCGGTCGCCGCCGATGCGGACAGAATCGCGGTGCCGGCAAGGACACTGAGCAGTTGGGTCGTTTTCTTCATTTTTACTCCTCTCTTGAAGAAAGATGGTATGCACGATAGGGAAACTTTTTTCATTTATCATACAGAGAATCACATTTTAGTGACATTTTTCTGAAAAATTAGAAAAAGTTATCTGAACATTAGAGCAAAAGAGGGCGTATCAGCGCGGGGGAAGATCGAGGTGGGGGAGATGCCAGCCGCGGTAATGGGCGACGAGGCGGAGCACGGTGGCAAAGAGGGCGACGGCGAGGACAGCGGTGTCGTTCAGGCACCCCAGGGCGTCGAGCACGATCAGCATGACGGCGACGATGACGGCGATGGTGCCGTAAAAGTCGCTGGTCAGGATGGCGGGGACGGTATTGACGAGGACGTCGCGGGTGACCCCGCCGCCGATGGCGGTGAGGAAGCTGACGATAATGACGCCGAAGAAGTTGAACTCCGCCGCGATGCCCAGCAGGGCGCCGGTGATGCTGAAGGCGACAAGGCCTACGGTGTCGCTGATGATGAAGAGCCATTTACGCTCAAGCGCGTCCCGGCGGTAGAGGCGGAGGGCCAGGGCGATCATGACGCTGGCGATGACGGTCAGCGCCGGGTAGTAGTGGTTAAAGGCGAAGGGCGTACGGTCGAGCATGAGGTCGCGGATCACCCCGCCGCCGAGCGCCGTCAGGGAGGCGACGATGATGAGCCCCAGCAGGT contains:
- a CDS encoding trimeric intracellular cation channel family protein yields the protein MDFFILADIIGIVAFALSGFLAGVRHRLDLLGLIIVASLTALGGGVIRDLMLDRTPFAFNHYYPALTVIASVMIALALRLYRRDALERKWLFIISDTVGLVAFSITGALLGIAAEFNFFGVIIVSFLTAIGGGVTRDVLVNTVPAILTSDFYGTIAVIVAVMLIVLDALGCLNDTAVLAVALFATVLRLVAHYRGWHLPHLDLPPR